The following are encoded together in the Pedobacter sp. D749 genome:
- a CDS encoding glycoside hydrolase 43 family protein — protein MKNLKLFTLSLFFVLIATVSVNAQKATNPIIFADVPDLSMIRVGKVYYMSSTTMHMNPGVPIMKSTDLVNWKILSYAYDTLGNADELTLSNGKWDYGRGSWASSLRFHKGIYYVSTFSGTTGKTYIYSTKDIEKGPWKLTSFKPSLHDHSLFFEDDGKPYMVYGTGKITLVELKEDLSGIKPNTQPVTIIENASLPAGTGAGLPAEGSQLFKINGKYYLFNITWPRNGMRTVVVHRSDKLTGPYEGQVALKDQGVAQGGLISTPEGKWFSYLFRDFGSVGRIPYLVPVNWQDGWPILGINGKVPETLELPVSKGLIPGIVASDEFNRKKGDPLLPLVWQWNHNPDHAFWSVTKRPGFLRITTSRLDTNILLARNTLTQRTIGPVSTGTTLIDISGMKAGDQAGLMLLQRKFGWVGVKHTGSKKTVVAVSAQNGIVIGEDVPAGQQTIYLKARCDFENRTDKGYFSYSFDGKTWKPIGEPLQMSYTLPHFIGYRFGLFNYATENAGGYVDFDYFRIEAK, from the coding sequence ATGAAGAATCTTAAATTATTTACATTATCGCTCTTTTTTGTGCTAATTGCTACAGTTAGTGTTAATGCGCAAAAAGCTACAAATCCGATCATTTTTGCCGATGTACCCGATCTTTCGATGATCAGAGTGGGCAAAGTGTATTACATGAGTAGCACCACGATGCACATGAATCCAGGTGTACCGATCATGAAATCAACCGATCTGGTAAACTGGAAAATTTTAAGTTACGCTTACGATACCCTCGGAAATGCTGATGAATTAACTTTATCTAATGGAAAGTGGGATTACGGGCGGGGATCCTGGGCAAGTAGTCTTCGTTTTCATAAAGGCATTTATTATGTAAGCACTTTTTCTGGCACTACTGGCAAAACGTACATCTACAGTACAAAAGATATCGAAAAAGGCCCATGGAAGCTAACATCGTTTAAACCTTCACTGCACGACCATTCCCTGTTTTTTGAGGATGATGGAAAACCTTATATGGTATATGGGACTGGAAAAATTACCCTGGTGGAGTTAAAGGAAGATTTATCTGGAATAAAACCCAATACGCAACCTGTAACGATCATCGAAAACGCAAGCCTTCCGGCAGGTACGGGTGCCGGATTACCAGCAGAGGGTTCCCAACTGTTTAAAATTAATGGAAAATATTATCTTTTTAACATCACCTGGCCACGAAATGGAATGCGTACGGTTGTTGTACACCGTTCCGACAAACTTACAGGGCCATATGAAGGGCAGGTAGCGCTTAAAGATCAGGGTGTTGCACAAGGCGGTTTAATTAGTACACCAGAGGGGAAATGGTTTTCTTATCTTTTTAGAGATTTCGGATCCGTTGGACGCATTCCGTATTTAGTTCCGGTTAACTGGCAAGATGGATGGCCGATACTTGGCATAAACGGTAAAGTTCCGGAAACACTGGAACTTCCGGTTAGCAAAGGCTTAATTCCCGGAATTGTAGCATCAGATGAATTTAACCGCAAAAAGGGCGACCCCTTGCTTCCGCTGGTATGGCAATGGAACCACAATCCAGACCATGCATTTTGGTCAGTAACTAAACGCCCGGGATTTTTACGGATTACCACTTCAAGATTAGATACTAATATTCTTTTGGCTCGCAATACATTAACCCAGCGTACCATCGGACCGGTATCAACCGGAACCACTTTAATTGATATCTCCGGTATGAAGGCTGGAGACCAGGCCGGACTGATGCTGCTTCAGCGCAAATTTGGTTGGGTTGGTGTAAAACACACTGGATCAAAGAAAACGGTGGTTGCCGTAAGCGCCCAAAATGGTATTGTAATTGGTGAAGATGTTCCGGCCGGACAGCAAACCATTTATCTCAAAGCAAGATGTGATTTTGAGAACCGAACAGATAAAGGTTATTTTTCTTACAGCTTTGATGGCAAAACCTGGAAACCTATAGGGGAGCCGCTGCAAATGTCGTATACGCTTCCCCATTTTATAGGGTACCGTTTTGGATTGTTTAATTACGCAACCGAAAATGCTGGTGGATATGTTGACTTTGATTATTTTAGAATTGAAGCAAAATAG
- a CDS encoding MerC domain-containing protein encodes MKQRSSKINLDRIGITASTLCAIHCAALPFLITVLPMWGLGFLANEEVEITMIAISLLVGIWSLSSAYRKQHRRMMPILILIAGFACIALGHFSGIEPLEPILIPVGGLIIAAAHYINLRMLKSCPLGHQ; translated from the coding sequence ATGAAACAACGGAGTTCCAAAATCAATCTCGACAGGATAGGCATTACGGCCTCAACACTTTGTGCCATACATTGCGCTGCATTGCCATTTTTAATTACCGTTTTACCGATGTGGGGACTGGGTTTCCTGGCCAATGAGGAGGTTGAAATAACCATGATTGCCATTTCATTGCTTGTTGGTATCTGGAGTTTAAGTTCGGCGTACCGCAAACAACATCGCCGTATGATGCCAATTCTGATACTTATTGCCGGCTTTGCCTGTATTGCATTGGGGCATTTTTCGGGCATTGAACCATTAGAGCCAATCTTGATTCCTGTAGGCGGCCTTATCATTGCTGCTGCACATTATATTAATTTACGAATGCTTAAATCCTGCCCATTGGGTCATCAATAG
- a CDS encoding Fur family transcriptional regulator, whose amino-acid sequence MEDNTSRFEKLLVKNGLKRTAPRLQVLEILSGRDSATSQPYLEQVMGKDADRVTLYRVLQAFEEKGIIHKVLDQQGTANYAICSDGCSAHEHHDEHVHFNCDNCHKIYCLDTVKIPALKVPAGFKVDRLNLIATGLCASCSDKVN is encoded by the coding sequence ATGGAAGATAATACTTCGCGTTTTGAAAAACTTTTGGTAAAGAATGGACTAAAAAGAACAGCCCCGCGTTTACAGGTGCTGGAAATTTTGAGTGGGAGAGATTCTGCAACATCACAGCCTTATTTAGAGCAGGTGATGGGAAAAGATGCAGACCGTGTTACCTTATACCGCGTTTTGCAGGCTTTTGAAGAAAAAGGGATTATCCACAAAGTTTTAGATCAACAGGGAACCGCCAATTATGCCATCTGTTCTGATGGCTGCAGTGCGCACGAGCATCATGATGAACATGTGCATTTTAACTGCGATAACTGCCACAAAATTTACTGTTTGGATACGGTTAAAATTCCGGCATTAAAAGTTCCGGCAGGGTTTAAAGTAGATCGCCTTAATCTAATTGCTACGGGTTTATGCGCCAGTTGTTCGGATAAGGTAAATTAA
- a CDS encoding acyl transferase, with protein sequence MNLTANDIFSVKDKDTFNALALNIFKLQAQNCNVYREYIFHLGIDADAVTEIAQIPFLPISFFKSHSILSSNDPVEITFSSSGTTGMVQSSHHVTNVKLYEQSYLQAFTEFYGDVTEYCFLALLPSYQQRSGSSLIYMVNDLIEKSRHPQSDYFLYNHDELLKTLMDLKSKKQKTVLIGVTYALLDFIENFDIDFPELIVMETGGMKGKRKEMVREELHEQLTKGFGVKAIHSEYGMTELLSQAYSLGEGIFNCPDWMQVLIRDTNDPLSLIKNGRTGGINVIDLANLNSCSFIATQDLGRINPDQSFEVLGRFDNADIRGCNLLVQ encoded by the coding sequence GTGAATTTAACAGCTAACGACATATTTTCTGTAAAAGATAAAGATACATTTAACGCCCTTGCCTTAAACATTTTTAAGCTACAGGCGCAAAATTGCAATGTTTACCGCGAATATATCTTTCACCTGGGTATAGATGCCGATGCGGTAACCGAAATTGCACAGATCCCATTTTTACCCATCAGTTTTTTTAAAAGCCATTCTATCCTGAGTAGTAATGACCCTGTAGAAATTACCTTTAGCAGTTCTGGTACAACGGGTATGGTGCAAAGCAGCCACCACGTAACCAATGTAAAACTATACGAACAAAGCTATCTGCAGGCTTTTACGGAGTTTTATGGAGATGTTACCGAATATTGCTTTTTAGCGCTTCTCCCATCCTACCAACAACGTTCTGGTTCATCTTTGATCTACATGGTGAACGATCTGATTGAAAAAAGCAGACATCCACAAAGTGATTACTTTTTATACAACCATGATGAATTGCTAAAAACCCTCATGGATCTTAAATCAAAAAAACAGAAAACCGTTTTAATTGGTGTTACTTATGCCTTGCTTGATTTTATTGAAAATTTCGATATCGATTTTCCTGAACTTATTGTAATGGAAACCGGAGGAATGAAAGGGAAACGTAAAGAAATGGTGCGCGAGGAGCTTCATGAACAGTTAACTAAAGGATTTGGCGTAAAAGCTATCCATAGCGAATATGGAATGACCGAGCTCCTTTCTCAGGCTTATTCTTTGGGCGAAGGTATTTTCAACTGTCCTGACTGGATGCAGGTTTTGATTCGCGATACCAATGATCCTTTGAGTTTAATTAAAAATGGCAGAACTGGTGGCATTAATGTAATCGATCTGGCTAATCTCAATTCTTGCTCATTTATTGCCACACAGGATCTGGGCAGGATCAATCCTGATCAAAGTTTTGAAGTACTGGGCCGGTTTGACAATGCCGATATCAGGGGATGTAATCTTTTAGTACAGTAA
- a CDS encoding FtsX-like permease family protein, with product MNIFKISSKNLIRNKLTTVLNIILVAFGVGILSILFLASTQINNKLEKNAKDIDLVVGAKGSPLQLILSSVYHIDYPTGNIPAKDAYKLMHNPMVKRAVPLALGDNYNGYRIVGTDSTFSNLYGLSIQKGSFWQKDLEVTLGSTVAITSGLKIGDSFFGAHGLTGNGDIHKQHAYQVKGILKPQGNITDNLILTNIGSVYKMHEEKHAEGHRHTAAEEAKEINDKQITALLIQYKSPMSVILFPRMVNQSTNMQAASPAMESARLFSLIGVGIDTLQWFAIFIMGIAALSIFISLYNAMKERKYDLAIMRCLGASKSKLFFLVMFEGVLVTFIGACLGLLIGHAALELIGSYQESSQAKLTGLTAVPQEIYLILIGLVIGTLASLIPAMQIYKVDIAQTLTKDR from the coding sequence ATGAATATTTTTAAAATCAGTAGCAAGAACCTCATCAGGAATAAACTCACAACAGTTTTGAATATTATTTTAGTTGCCTTTGGTGTGGGTATTCTGTCTATTCTCTTTTTGGCTTCAACACAGATTAACAATAAACTGGAGAAAAATGCGAAAGATATAGACCTGGTTGTAGGAGCAAAAGGAAGTCCGTTACAATTGATATTAAGCAGTGTTTACCATATTGATTATCCAACAGGAAATATCCCGGCCAAAGATGCCTACAAACTGATGCATAACCCGATGGTTAAAAGGGCAGTTCCATTGGCGTTGGGAGATAATTATAATGGTTACCGGATTGTTGGTACAGATAGTACTTTCTCCAATCTTTATGGTTTATCTATCCAAAAGGGCAGTTTTTGGCAAAAAGATTTAGAAGTAACCCTGGGTAGCACTGTTGCCATAACATCGGGGCTTAAAATTGGTGATTCTTTTTTCGGTGCACATGGTTTAACCGGTAACGGAGATATTCATAAACAACACGCTTACCAGGTAAAGGGGATTTTAAAACCGCAGGGGAATATAACCGATAACCTGATCCTCACTAATATTGGCAGTGTGTATAAAATGCATGAAGAGAAGCATGCTGAAGGCCATAGGCATACCGCCGCAGAAGAAGCCAAAGAAATTAATGATAAGCAGATTACAGCCTTGCTGATTCAGTATAAATCGCCAATGTCGGTTATCCTTTTTCCGCGGATGGTTAACCAAAGCACCAATATGCAGGCCGCCTCTCCGGCGATGGAAAGTGCAAGACTATTTTCGCTCATTGGCGTTGGCATTGATACCCTGCAATGGTTTGCCATATTTATTATGGGAATCGCAGCGCTGAGTATTTTTATTAGCCTTTATAATGCGATGAAAGAACGGAAATACGATCTGGCTATTATGCGTTGCCTGGGTGCATCAAAATCGAAACTATTTTTCCTGGTTATGTTTGAAGGCGTTTTGGTTACGTTTATCGGTGCCTGTTTGGGATTACTGATCGGGCATGCTGCCCTCGAGTTAATCGGGAGCTACCAGGAATCTTCGCAGGCAAAATTAACGGGGCTTACTGCAGTTCCGCAAGAGATCTATTTAATCTTGATCGGGCTGGTTATAGGTACTTTGGCTTCGCTTATTCCTGCTATGCAGATTTACAAAGTTGATATTGCTCAAACCTTAACCAAAGACAGATAA
- a CDS encoding ABC transporter ATP-binding protein, with the protein MIEVNALAHVYDKGRRLKFPSWEIADMEQWLLLGASGSGKSTLLNIISGLLKPSQGGVLINGTDLYTLPAREQDRFRGRHIGIVFQRPHLIRSLNVLDNLELAAVMAGLPIDYERNLSLLADLDIAELAKNYPDELSQGQLQRVSVARALVNRPDLLIADEPTSSLDDENASQVIQMLTTQAKDNGAALIIATHDGRVKNHITKTYLL; encoded by the coding sequence ATGATTGAGGTAAACGCTTTGGCACATGTTTATGATAAGGGGAGACGCTTAAAATTTCCATCTTGGGAAATTGCCGATATGGAACAATGGCTTCTACTGGGTGCATCAGGAAGTGGCAAAAGCACACTTCTTAATATTATTTCAGGTCTTTTAAAGCCAAGCCAGGGTGGAGTTTTAATTAACGGAACCGATTTGTATACTTTGCCTGCACGGGAACAGGATAGATTTAGGGGAAGGCATATTGGCATCGTTTTTCAAAGGCCGCATCTTATTCGTTCTCTTAATGTGCTCGATAACCTGGAACTTGCTGCGGTAATGGCTGGTTTGCCAATAGATTATGAACGAAACCTTTCGCTTTTAGCTGATCTGGATATTGCTGAGCTGGCTAAAAATTATCCTGATGAATTAAGTCAGGGTCAGTTGCAAAGGGTTTCGGTGGCACGTGCATTGGTAAACAGGCCCGATCTGTTGATTGCAGATGAACCTACCTCTAGCTTAGATGATGAAAACGCCAGTCAGGTAATTCAGATGCTGACTACCCAGGCCAAAGATAACGGTGCTGCACTGATTATTGCCACGCATGACGGGAGGGTTAAAAACCATATTACTAAAACCTATCTACTCTAA
- a CDS encoding hybrid sensor histidine kinase/response regulator transcription factor, which produces MMLKRVLITGAMSILVILLLSSTIARGQNNPNFITLNTKNGLSSNTVNTILQDHNGLVWFGTSDGLNKFDGTNFTVYTTKSGDSSSIPSNNISALLEDRRGRLWVGTNGGGLAYYDAKQNTFKSFVGEGIPNRNTPFNVLTLYEDKSGNIWVGTFGGYRVINSKTLKVKNVGINALMGNGSSVLSFLQANDNKLWIGTNVGLLALNLTSGATEKFIHHPNDLSSLTDNFIRTIVKDEKGRIFFCTNNGLNMLLDDEKHFKSFLQSGDMLFSDDIIYAARLEKGGKLWLGTEDGVTIFNTATEVFSNIRPNKRESFGLSHKSVRSICMADNGIIWLGTYQGGVNKFDPNLALFNLKHSSPFDPKGLSSPIVTSFAEFSKRKIFVGTDGGGLHFFDRDQGVFEHVDMKSKIDFSRNPLAILNLMLDSRGTLWVGTYQHGLFAYNSKTKTYKQYLAGPSATDLSQNEIFAIKEDSKGLIWIGTNGTGVNVFDYKTNSFTQYGTQSLPPMLLPSNGFIRAIVEDHYGDMWISSSGTGIAVFQRSNGKYKVYRKANSGLSNDVVLSLLCDTKGNIWAGTDGAGLDLFNRRTGKFTNFNETNGLSNAIVYKILEGKDGLIWLSTDNGISCLNPETKKIKNFGHPNGVQDSPFILGSGISTSDGELYFGGQDGFNYFNPLQLPTNTVVPNVLLTELKVSNTVVLPGEKSPIQEQIGFAKDIKLSYGQNFSISYVALNYTAPQQNHYSYRLVGLDDGWNEVGKEKTAYYTNLDPGDYVFQVRASNNDGVWSNKITSISVHIQPPIWRTTYAYIFYVVLTGTILFAIRRRGIQRIKKQLAIEQAQINAEERILQQRKDAERAHALDTQKIKFLTNLSHEFRTPISLILAPVDKLLAVKQESSVAGQVKMIRRNARRLLNLVNQLLDFRKMEEQELKLNLNEADLITFISEAAESFQDLSERKKISLRINSDIKSLKTQFDQDKMERIIFNLLSNAFKFTKEGGEVCLNMFIRATGDQVKPVFCIAVSDTGIGIAHQSKDRVFDRFFMDNNETAILNQGSGIGLSIVKEFVELHGGQITVESEPGKGTTFLVSLPVDVVKEDHNQETDLAVDSLTEEETDETFGESVTAESKMATILLVEDNEEFRFYLKDSLQPFYQIIEAANGKEGWQKTLSGHPQLVVTDVSMPEMNGIELSQKIKADKRTSHIPVILLTAISGEEDQIKGLKSGANDYLTKPFNFDILHAKIDNLLLFNRSVKNAYSKQVQVQAKEIEIESGEVKLLNKIVQYIDEKLNNPELSVEELSRHVGMSRGSLYHKLLEITGLTPIEYIRSVKLERAVELLEKSDYNVAQIAYMAGFGTPSYFSKLFKAQFNMLPSEYINAKRKDKREKV; this is translated from the coding sequence ATGATGTTAAAACGAGTATTGATTACAGGTGCAATGTCAATTTTAGTGATATTGTTATTGAGCTCCACTATTGCAAGGGGACAAAATAATCCCAATTTCATTACCCTTAATACTAAAAACGGTCTTTCTTCAAATACTGTAAATACGATACTTCAAGATCATAATGGCCTTGTGTGGTTTGGCACCAGCGATGGACTAAATAAGTTCGATGGTACCAATTTTACTGTTTATACCACCAAAAGCGGCGATAGCTCAAGCATTCCGTCTAATAATATCTCAGCACTTTTAGAAGATCGGAGGGGAAGGCTTTGGGTGGGTACAAACGGGGGTGGCCTGGCCTATTACGATGCCAAGCAAAATACATTTAAATCATTTGTTGGGGAGGGGATCCCGAATCGTAACACCCCCTTCAATGTATTAACACTTTACGAAGATAAAAGCGGAAATATATGGGTAGGCACCTTTGGTGGATATCGGGTGATCAATTCGAAAACGTTAAAGGTAAAAAACGTCGGAATAAATGCCTTAATGGGCAATGGCTCCAGTGTGCTTTCTTTTCTTCAGGCTAACGATAACAAGCTATGGATTGGTACCAATGTTGGGCTTTTGGCGCTCAATTTAACCAGCGGTGCCACCGAGAAATTTATCCATCACCCCAATGACCTTTCAAGCCTCACTGATAATTTCATCAGAACTATTGTGAAGGATGAAAAGGGGCGGATATTTTTTTGTACCAATAATGGCCTCAATATGTTGCTCGATGATGAGAAGCATTTCAAATCCTTTTTGCAATCGGGTGATATGCTATTTTCTGACGACATTATTTATGCTGCCAGATTAGAAAAAGGAGGTAAATTGTGGCTAGGAACCGAAGACGGGGTAACTATTTTCAATACCGCCACTGAGGTTTTTTCAAATATTCGTCCCAACAAACGCGAATCCTTTGGCCTTAGCCATAAGTCGGTTAGAAGCATTTGTATGGCTGATAATGGTATTATCTGGCTGGGTACCTATCAAGGTGGCGTTAATAAGTTCGATCCAAATTTAGCACTGTTTAACCTGAAGCATAGCAGCCCGTTTGATCCCAAAGGACTTTCATCACCCATTGTTACCTCCTTTGCCGAATTCTCAAAACGAAAAATATTTGTAGGTACGGATGGGGGAGGGTTACACTTTTTCGATCGTGATCAAGGCGTGTTCGAGCATGTTGACATGAAGAGCAAAATTGATTTTTCCAGAAATCCATTGGCTATACTTAACTTAATGCTTGATTCGAGGGGCACGCTTTGGGTAGGAACGTACCAACATGGCTTATTTGCCTATAATTCCAAAACCAAAACCTACAAACAATACCTGGCAGGGCCATCAGCAACTGATCTTAGCCAGAATGAAATTTTCGCTATTAAAGAAGATAGTAAGGGTTTAATATGGATTGGTACAAACGGAACTGGTGTTAATGTATTTGATTATAAGACGAATTCATTTACGCAATATGGCACTCAATCCCTGCCACCTATGCTGCTCCCTAGCAATGGTTTTATACGGGCCATTGTAGAAGATCATTATGGCGATATGTGGATATCATCCAGCGGAACTGGAATAGCTGTATTTCAGCGTAGTAACGGTAAATATAAAGTATATCGAAAAGCAAATAGCGGACTTTCCAACGATGTGGTATTAAGCTTGTTATGCGATACTAAAGGGAATATATGGGCAGGAACTGATGGTGCCGGGCTCGATCTTTTCAATCGCCGTACTGGGAAATTTACCAATTTTAACGAAACAAACGGATTGTCTAATGCTATCGTTTACAAGATATTAGAGGGTAAAGACGGATTGATTTGGCTCAGCACCGATAACGGCATCAGTTGCCTTAATCCTGAAACAAAAAAAATAAAAAACTTCGGGCATCCCAATGGCGTGCAAGACAGTCCTTTCATATTGGGTTCCGGAATCAGCACTTCAGATGGCGAACTTTATTTTGGCGGGCAAGACGGTTTCAACTATTTTAATCCGCTCCAGTTGCCTACCAATACTGTGGTTCCAAACGTGCTGCTTACCGAACTAAAGGTTTCTAATACCGTTGTACTCCCTGGCGAAAAGTCACCGATTCAGGAGCAAATAGGTTTCGCAAAAGACATTAAATTAAGTTATGGACAAAATTTTTCAATTAGTTATGTAGCACTTAATTACACAGCGCCGCAGCAAAACCACTATTCCTATCGACTGGTTGGCCTGGATGATGGCTGGAACGAGGTTGGTAAAGAGAAGACCGCCTATTACACGAATCTGGATCCCGGAGATTATGTTTTTCAAGTAAGGGCAAGTAACAACGACGGCGTTTGGAGTAATAAAATTACTTCAATTTCTGTTCATATACAGCCACCCATATGGAGGACAACTTACGCTTATATTTTTTATGTAGTTTTAACTGGTACAATTCTATTTGCCATTCGCAGAAGAGGAATTCAGCGCATCAAAAAACAGCTCGCCATAGAGCAAGCTCAAATAAATGCAGAAGAAAGAATACTGCAGCAACGAAAAGATGCCGAACGTGCACATGCGTTGGATACACAAAAGATCAAATTCCTTACCAACCTAAGTCATGAGTTTAGAACACCAATTTCGTTGATTTTAGCACCTGTTGATAAGTTGCTTGCCGTTAAACAAGAGTCTTCAGTAGCCGGTCAGGTAAAGATGATCCGTAGAAATGCCCGAAGACTGTTAAATCTGGTCAATCAACTGCTCGATTTTAGAAAGATGGAAGAACAGGAACTGAAATTAAACCTGAATGAGGCCGATCTCATTACTTTTATCAGTGAAGCCGCAGAATCATTCCAGGATCTTTCCGAACGCAAGAAAATTTCACTTCGCATTAACAGCGATATCAAAAGCCTGAAAACGCAATTTGATCAGGATAAAATGGAAAGGATTATATTTAACCTGCTTTCTAACGCATTTAAATTCACAAAAGAAGGTGGTGAAGTATGCCTTAACATGTTCATCAGGGCCACCGGCGATCAGGTAAAACCTGTATTTTGCATTGCAGTTTCAGATACCGGGATAGGTATTGCACATCAAAGTAAAGACAGGGTATTTGATCGTTTTTTTATGGATAATAATGAAACCGCTATTTTAAATCAGGGAAGTGGAATTGGATTATCGATTGTAAAAGAATTTGTAGAACTGCACGGCGGACAGATTACTGTAGAAAGCGAACCTGGAAAAGGCACTACATTTTTGGTTTCGCTGCCGGTTGACGTGGTGAAAGAAGATCATAATCAAGAAACTGACCTTGCAGTTGACAGTCTAACAGAAGAAGAAACAGATGAAACTTTTGGAGAATCGGTAACTGCCGAGAGTAAGATGGCTACGATCCTGCTGGTAGAAGATAATGAGGAATTTAGATTTTACCTGAAAGATAGCTTACAGCCTTTTTATCAGATTATAGAGGCGGCAAACGGAAAAGAGGGTTGGCAAAAAACACTTTCCGGGCATCCTCAGTTGGTGGTTACTGATGTTAGCATGCCCGAAATGAATGGCATTGAGCTTAGTCAGAAAATAAAAGCAGATAAAAGAACAAGCCATATTCCGGTTATTTTGCTTACCGCAATTAGTGGAGAGGAAGATCAGATTAAAGGCTTAAAGTCAGGTGCCAACGATTACCTTACAAAGCCTTTTAATTTTGATATTCTTCATGCAAAGATTGACAATTTATTGTTGTTTAACCGCTCCGTTAAAAATGCATATTCTAAACAAGTGCAGGTACAGGCTAAAGAAATCGAAATTGAGTCTGGCGAAGTTAAATTGTTGAATAAAATTGTTCAATACATTGATGAAAAACTTAATAATCCGGAACTTTCAGTAGAGGAACTGAGCAGGCATGTGGGAATGAGCAGGGGCTCTCTTTATCATAAGCTACTTGAAATTACGGGTTTAACACCAATAGAATACATCAGATCTGTAAAACTGGAAAGAGCCGTGGAGCTGCTGGAGAAAAGTGATTATAACGTTGCACAAATTGCATACATGGCTGGTTTTGGTACACCAAGCTATTTTTCTAAGCTTTTTAAAGCCCAGTTTAATATGCTTCCATCTGAATATATTAATGCAAAACGAAAAGATAAACGAGAGAAGGTTTAA